One Candidatus Binatia bacterium genomic region harbors:
- a CDS encoding zinc-binding dehydrogenase translates to MEQIRIHGPDDVRMDQREPQEPGPRDALISVRACGICGSDVGYVKLGGVAGPASEPTPIGHELAGVVLKTGAEVQGLPPGTRVILNPMGGGNQIGNGGPQGGFTPELLVPNVAAGDVLFPIPDDLSDAQAALAEPLGVGMQAVNRAGLQPGEKAVIFGAGPIGLMALATCRYRGIDDVVVVDLSDKRLALARDLGARATLSPANGTLWKELAEIQGKGSWLQMPIMAGADAFIEASGAGPVLPDIVANAKENARIAIVALHRTPIPIDFMSVMAKGLTLIGSIAYPENYTDMISMLREVDLTPAITHRFPLQKFSEALQVSQDPEAGGKVMIEFES, encoded by the coding sequence ATGGAACAAATTCGTATTCATGGACCGGACGACGTTCGCATGGACCAGCGGGAGCCTCAGGAACCGGGCCCGCGAGACGCCCTTATTTCGGTACGCGCCTGCGGCATTTGCGGCAGCGATGTCGGTTACGTGAAACTCGGCGGCGTCGCAGGGCCCGCATCGGAACCTACGCCGATCGGTCACGAACTCGCCGGCGTCGTTCTGAAGACCGGTGCTGAGGTACAAGGCCTCCCGCCGGGAACGCGCGTGATTCTGAATCCGATGGGCGGCGGAAACCAGATCGGCAATGGGGGCCCGCAAGGCGGATTCACCCCCGAACTTCTGGTACCCAACGTCGCCGCCGGCGACGTTCTTTTTCCCATCCCGGATGATCTCTCGGACGCACAGGCTGCCCTGGCCGAACCGCTCGGGGTCGGGATGCAGGCCGTCAATCGAGCCGGACTGCAACCGGGCGAAAAAGCCGTCATTTTCGGTGCCGGTCCGATCGGATTGATGGCGCTCGCCACCTGCAGGTACCGCGGCATCGACGATGTTGTTGTTGTGGACCTTTCGGACAAGCGTCTCGCACTCGCCCGAGACCTTGGTGCGCGCGCGACGCTCTCGCCGGCCAATGGAACTCTGTGGAAAGAGCTCGCCGAAATTCAGGGAAAGGGCAGTTGGCTGCAGATGCCGATCATGGCCGGGGCAGATGCCTTCATCGAGGCGTCTGGTGCCGGCCCGGTGCTTCCCGATATCGTCGCAAACGCAAAGGAGAATGCGCGGATCGCCATTGTCGCACTCCACCGGACACCCATTCCCATCGACTTCATGTCGGTGATGGCCAAGGGACTGACTCTGATCGGCTCGATCGCCTACCCCGAGAATTATACCGACATGATCTCGATGCTCCGCGAAGTTGACCTCACACCCGCGATCACGCATCGATTTCCGCTTCAGAAATTCTCCGAAGCCCTGCAGGTCTCGCAAGACCCCGAGGCCGGGGGCAAGGTCATGATCGAGTTTGAAAGCTAA
- a CDS encoding nitroreductase/quinone reductase family protein encodes MASDQKADTFETPPYDEIPAITRSHVAFLESTNDEEAWLSAGMKSVIIQTVGRKSGKAHKVVLPYWADAGGHRILAASYAGGPVNPAWYHNLADRQANPTIWVKERSFEGHLRADLLVDEDYRTVWDGLTSDRPWYLDYLAKTKRTSIPLIRLIEPEA; translated from the coding sequence ATGGCCAGTGACCAAAAAGCAGACACTTTCGAGACGCCACCCTACGACGAAATCCCGGCGATCACCCGAAGTCATGTTGCCTTCCTCGAGTCCACCAATGATGAGGAGGCCTGGCTCAGCGCCGGCATGAAAAGCGTCATCATCCAGACCGTTGGCCGGAAATCAGGAAAGGCTCATAAAGTCGTACTGCCCTATTGGGCGGACGCCGGCGGCCATCGTATTCTGGCTGCATCCTACGCCGGAGGGCCGGTCAATCCCGCCTGGTATCATAACCTCGCGGATCGCCAGGCCAACCCGACCATCTGGGTCAAGGAACGCAGCTTCGAAGGACACCTGCGCGCCGATCTTCTGGTCGATGAGGACTACCGGACAGTATGGGACGGCCTGACCAGCGATCGCCCCTGGTACCTCGACTATCTCGCCAAAACCAAGCGCACGTCCATCCCGCTGATTCGCCTGATCGAACCCGAGGCGTAG
- a CDS encoding haloacid dehalogenase-like hydrolase has protein sequence MVVVLLDIDGTLLTAGGAGRAALVAAMRQELGPDIPEAKVEIAGRTDRGILGDLLVAYELPVDEENFLRLLQMYLDHLPAELERATGHVLPGVPELLSELAEMDEAYLGLLTGNVAVAARAKLAHYQIHTPFLFGGYGDDHADRGDVAAAAIADAERHLGREVSPKNVVVIGDTRNDIRCARAVGAAAVAVETGLASPEELRDEGADLQVENFKDPAPVLAFIRERNG, from the coding sequence ATGGTCGTCGTACTTCTCGATATCGATGGAACTTTGCTGACTGCCGGGGGTGCCGGGCGAGCCGCGCTGGTCGCGGCGATGCGGCAGGAGCTGGGGCCTGATATTCCGGAGGCGAAAGTGGAGATCGCCGGCCGTACGGATCGCGGTATTCTTGGCGATTTACTTGTGGCGTACGAGCTCCCAGTTGATGAAGAAAATTTCTTGCGGCTGCTGCAGATGTACCTCGATCATTTACCCGCGGAGCTGGAGCGAGCAACCGGACACGTTTTGCCCGGAGTGCCCGAACTGTTGTCGGAGTTGGCCGAGATGGACGAGGCCTATCTCGGGTTATTGACCGGGAATGTCGCGGTCGCCGCCCGGGCCAAGCTTGCGCACTATCAGATTCACACGCCGTTTCTCTTTGGTGGCTATGGCGACGATCACGCGGACCGTGGGGATGTCGCCGCCGCCGCGATTGCAGATGCCGAACGGCACCTTGGCCGGGAAGTTTCTCCGAAGAACGTCGTGGTGATCGGTGATACGCGCAACGATATTCGATGCGCGCGTGCGGTCGGAGCGGCCGCCGTTGCTGTCGAAACCGGCTTGGCGTCGCCCGAGGAATTGCGCGACGAGGGTGCTGACCTTCAAGTGGAGAACTTCAAGGACCCAGCGCCGGTATTGGCCTTCATCCGCGAGCGCAACGGCTGA
- a CDS encoding alkyl sulfatase dimerization domain-containing protein, whose amino-acid sequence MGEVLDLAERAWQGELARQHTHPGQALVGFEELDPEIGFMSAFSNVGVIRTEEGLVFLDTSSLFHAKALHTSIRAWTDKRVHTAVYTHGHVDHVFGLAAFEEEARDQGHPPTRVIAHEACPARFERYRMTNGYNGIVNQRQFGFPEPVFPRKFRFPDHMVGLGETIHVGGTEIRLFHDKGETDDHLWIFLPAQKVLYTGDLFIWAAPNCGNPQKVQRYPREWAMALRKMADLGATTLLPGHGPVILGADRVRLALSETAELLETILEQTLTLMNQGACLDEVLHNVVMPEALLARPYLRPVYDDPRFIVRNLWRLYGGWYDGNPANLLPAPASDLAKTLSELAGGPENLLARAEREAENERLDLACHLIELATQAEPENIRLHEARARIYRSRTKAEISLMSQGVFRAAARDSEKKIPKRKP is encoded by the coding sequence ATGGGAGAGGTTCTGGATCTCGCCGAGCGGGCATGGCAGGGGGAGCTTGCGCGGCAACATACACATCCGGGGCAAGCTCTGGTGGGCTTCGAAGAACTCGATCCCGAGATCGGTTTCATGTCCGCCTTCTCGAACGTCGGCGTCATCCGTACCGAAGAAGGACTGGTCTTCCTCGACACTTCCAGCCTCTTTCATGCAAAGGCCCTCCATACCTCCATCCGCGCCTGGACCGACAAGCGCGTGCATACAGCGGTCTATACGCACGGGCATGTGGACCACGTATTTGGTCTGGCCGCGTTCGAGGAGGAAGCCCGCGATCAGGGTCACCCTCCGACTCGCGTGATCGCGCACGAAGCGTGCCCCGCCCGATTCGAACGATACCGCATGACCAACGGCTACAATGGCATCGTCAACCAACGACAGTTCGGATTCCCCGAGCCGGTATTCCCCCGCAAGTTTCGCTTTCCTGACCATATGGTCGGTCTTGGCGAAACGATTCATGTCGGAGGAACGGAGATTCGGCTCTTTCACGACAAGGGCGAGACCGACGATCATCTATGGATCTTCTTGCCCGCACAAAAAGTTCTCTATACCGGAGACCTCTTCATTTGGGCTGCTCCCAACTGCGGAAACCCCCAAAAGGTGCAGCGCTACCCGCGGGAATGGGCCATGGCCCTGCGGAAGATGGCCGATCTGGGCGCCACAACTTTGCTGCCGGGCCATGGCCCGGTCATCCTGGGCGCGGACCGCGTTCGCCTGGCTCTGTCCGAAACAGCAGAATTGCTTGAAACCATCCTGGAACAAACTCTGACCCTGATGAATCAGGGGGCGTGTCTGGACGAAGTACTGCATAACGTCGTAATGCCCGAAGCACTTCTGGCGCGGCCTTATTTGCGGCCAGTATACGACGATCCGCGGTTCATCGTCCGCAACCTTTGGCGTCTCTACGGGGGCTGGTATGACGGGAATCCAGCCAACCTTCTGCCGGCTCCAGCCAGCGACCTCGCCAAAACACTCAGTGAACTTGCCGGCGGCCCGGAGAATCTGCTTGCCAGAGCGGAGCGAGAAGCAGAAAACGAACGTCTGGATCTGGCGTGTCATCTCATCGAGTTGGCGACTCAGGCCGAACCTGAAAATATCCGTCTCCATGAAGCGCGCGCCAGAATCTATCGAAGCCGAACCAAAGCCGAGATCAGCCTGATGTCTCAGGGTGTCTTCCGCGCGGCGGCCCGGGATAGTGAGAAAAAAATACCCAAGAGGAAACCATGA
- a CDS encoding CoA-transferase has protein sequence MDKRMTATEVVGRLSDGMTIGIGGWGARRKPMALVRELVRSDLKDLTIVAYGGPDVGMLCAAGKVSRLIFGFVSLDLIPLDAHFRAARQAGSMKNIMELDEGMLQWGLRAAALRLPFLPTRAGLATDVETSNPELRTVTSPYDDGEVLMAMPALKLDAALCHVDHCDERGNGQILGPDPYFDDLFCAAAEQRFVSCEQILPTSEMTAAGSIQSMVLNRTLVDGVIEAPFGAHPTSCVPKYGIDVDHLKVYSAAAKEAGGFADYVNSFVSIDPDAYLEAVGGADKVGAIPAPVF, from the coding sequence ATGGATAAGCGAATGACCGCAACCGAAGTTGTCGGCCGTCTTTCAGACGGAATGACAATCGGCATTGGCGGATGGGGGGCCCGGCGCAAGCCGATGGCATTGGTCCGAGAGCTGGTTCGCTCGGACCTGAAAGATTTGACGATTGTTGCCTACGGCGGTCCCGATGTCGGGATGCTCTGTGCCGCCGGAAAGGTCTCTCGATTGATCTTCGGATTTGTCTCCCTGGATCTGATCCCTCTGGATGCTCATTTCCGCGCCGCTCGTCAGGCGGGGTCCATGAAAAATATCATGGAACTCGATGAAGGGATGCTGCAGTGGGGATTGCGAGCCGCTGCCTTGCGGCTTCCTTTCCTGCCCACCCGCGCCGGATTGGCCACGGATGTCGAGACCTCGAACCCGGAGTTGCGCACGGTGACCTCGCCCTATGACGATGGCGAAGTGTTGATGGCCATGCCCGCGTTGAAATTGGATGCGGCACTCTGCCATGTCGACCACTGTGACGAGCGCGGCAACGGACAGATTCTTGGTCCGGACCCCTACTTTGACGACCTTTTCTGCGCGGCTGCCGAGCAGCGATTCGTGAGCTGCGAGCAGATCCTGCCGACGTCCGAGATGACGGCCGCCGGGAGTATCCAATCGATGGTGCTGAATCGCACCTTGGTCGATGGTGTCATCGAAGCCCCGTTTGGAGCGCATCCGACGAGTTGTGTGCCGAAATACGGTATCGATGTCGACCATCTGAAAGTCTATTCTGCCGCGGCAAAGGAAGCGGGCGGCTTTGCAGACTACGTCAACTCCTTTGTCAGCATCGATCCGGATGCGTATCTCGAAGCTGTCGGCGGTGCCGACAAGGTGGGCGC